A single genomic interval of Zingiber officinale cultivar Zhangliang chromosome 4A, Zo_v1.1, whole genome shotgun sequence harbors:
- the LOC121971068 gene encoding probable polyol transporter 4 codes for MAYGVDGATGNGAGNGNGISRLPGLGGKGKYGRIGDELVEHNPERGSESRRYVFACAIFASLNSVLLGYDVGVMSGCILFIQKDLHITEVQQEILVGCLSIISLIGSLAAGRTSDAIGRKWTIGLAAIIFQIGAAVMAFAPSFRVLIIGRLLAGVGIGFGVMIAPVYIAEISPTVSRGSFTSFPEIFINLGILLGYISNYAFSDLSEHINWRIMLGIGILPSVFIGFALLVIPESPRWLVLQNRVDEARSVLMKITENKEQVEKRLAEIEEAAGGAKGTKEKAVWMEFLSPSPALGRMLITGIGIQCFQQITGIDATVYYSPTIFRDAGIKSDNKLLAATVAVGFTKTVFILVAIMLIDRVGRKPLLYVSTVGMTVCLFTLALALTLLGHGLVSLKAGLLVAILSVCGNVAFFSVGIGPVCWVLSSEIYPLRLRAQAAALGSVGNRVSSGMIAMSFLSLCRILSVAGAFFIFSAISAVSVIFVYVYVPETKGKSLEQIEMLFQSGREWQRVEVELGDVEHLVQKEHIDQRHSITVS; via the exons ATGGCGTACGGCGTTGACGGGGCGACCGGCAACGGAGCTGGCAACGGGAACGGGATCTCGAGGCTTCCCGGTCTTGGAGGCAAAGGGAAGTATGGGAGAATCGGAGACGAGCTCGTGGAGCACAACCCAGAACGGGGGAGCGAAAGCAGGAGATATGTCTTCGCCTGTGCTATCTTTGCATCTCTGAACTCCGTCCTTCTGGGATATG ATGTGGGCGTTATGAGTGGATGCATCCTTTTCATTCAAAAGGATTTGCACATTACAGAAGTCCAGCAAGAAATCCTTGTTGGGTGCTTGAGCATCATTTCCCTTATAGGTAGTTTAGCAGCTGGAAGAACCTCAGATGCTATTGGCCGTAAGTGGACTATTGGTTTAGCTGCGATAATTTTTCAAATTGGTGCTGCAGTAATGGCCTTTGCACCATCTTTCCGAGTGCTGATCATAGGCAGGCTTTTGGCTGGAGTCGGAATAGGTTTTGGTGTCATGATTGCACCTGTTTACATTGCGGAGATATCACCTACTGTTTCTCGAGGATCTTTCACTTCCTTTCCTGAGATTTTTATCAATCTTGGAATTCTTCTTGGATACATATCAAACTATGCATTCTCCGATCTTTCAGAACACATAAATTGGAGGATAATGCTTGGCATTGGGATTCTTCCATCTGTTTTCATTGGGTTTGCATTGCTTGTTATCCCTGAATCTCCTAGATGGCTGGTTTTGCAGAATCGAGTAGATGAAGCAAGATCAGTGCTAATGAAGATAACAGAGAATAAGGAACAAGTTGAGAAGAGATTGGCTGAAATAGAGGAAGCTGCTGGTGGTGCAAAGGGAACAAAGGAAAAGGCTGTGTGGATGGAGTTTCTAAGTCCATCCCCGGCACTTGGTAGGATGCTGATTACAGGTATTGGCATTCAGTGCTTTCAGCAAATCACTGGTATTGATGCGACTGTGTATTACAGCCCAACCATATTCAGAGATGCCGGAATCAAATCTGATAACAAGCTGCTTGCTGCAACTGTTGCTGTTGGCTTTACTAAAACTGTGTTCATCTTAGTTGCAATCATGCTGATCGACAGAGTTGGCAGAAAGCCTTTGCTATATGTTAGCACTGTCGGTATGACTGTTTGCCTGTTCACTTTGGCACTAGCTCTCACACTGCTTGGGCATGGCCTGGTCTCACTAAAAGCAGGTCTTTTGGTGGCAATACTATCTGTCTGCGGAAATGTGGCATTCTTTTCTGTAGGAATTGGCCCTGTTTGTTGGGTATTGAGCTCTGAAATCTACCCTCTCCGTTTGCGTGCACAGGCAGCTGCATTAGGAAGTGTAGGAAATAGAGTAAGCAGTGGTATGATTGCTATGTCTTTCCTGTCTTTGTGCCGGATCCTTTCCGTGGCAGGAGCCTTCTTCATTTTTTCAGCAATTTCAGCAGTATCTGTGATATTTGTATATGTGTATGTTCCTGAAACCAAAGGCAAATCTCTAGAACAGATTGAGATGTTGTTCCAGAGTGGTAGGGAGTGGCAAAGAGTTGAAGTGGAACTCGGTGACGTCGAGCATTTGGTGCAAAAGGAGCACATTGACCAGCGCCATAGCATCACTGTTTCTTAG
- the LOC121971071 gene encoding clathrin light chain 2-like, producing MSSSFDDAFTVGDGGDDEEVSTVRTTTRPFDDDDDDGYLGYDPRLPSQRFDAFSPAFSPSEDVGLDDLDDAPSDGAFGLHDVPVRHVSGEDGGSFPTSPVGYGFRGEALPTDFSDPVLESNGKRFGEVDHDGVFSSDGPVLPPPTEMEPEEGFLLREWRRQNAILLEEKELKEKEMRNQIIAEAEEYKIAFHEKRKLNCETNKVQTREREKLFLAHQEKFYANVDKHYWKAITELIPHEIPNIEKRKARKDQDKKPSIVVIQGPKPGKPTDLSRMLQIMIKLKHDTPPHLKLVPPAPANAVAADAAVTTGSKPETATSESSPPDSTAT from the exons ATGTCTTCTTCCTTCGACGATGCCTTCACCGTCGGAGACGGCGGCGACGATGAGGAGGTTTCGACGGTGAGGACTACCACTCGTCCcttcgacgacgacgacgacgacggttACCTGGGCTACGACCCCCGACTTCCGTCGCAGCGCTTCGACGCCTTCTCGCCCGCGTTCTCCCCCTCCGAGGACGTCGGTCTCGATGACCTCGATGATGCGCCGTCCGATGGCGCTTTTGGACTCCACGACGTCCCCGTCCGCCACGTCTCGGGCGAAGACGGCGGCAGCTTCCCCACTTCTCCCGTGGGTTACGGCTTCCGAGGGGAAGCTCTCCCTACTGACTTCTCGGATCCCGTGCTGGAATCCAACGGGAAGCGCTTCGGGGAGGTGGATCACGACGGGGTGTTCTCTTCGGATGGGCCGGTACTGCCTCCGCCCACCGAGATGGAGCCGGAGGAGGGTTTTCTCCTGCGGGAATGGCGTCG GCAAAATGCAATCCTACTTGAGGAAAAAGAATTGAAGGAGAAGGAGATGCGGAACCAGATTATTGCTGAAGCTGAAGAGTACAAGATAGCATTCcatgagaaaaggaaattgaatTGCGAGACAAACAAGGTCCAAACTAGAGAAAGGGAGAAG CTATTCCTAGCACATCAGGAGAAGTTCTATGCTAATGTAGACAAACATTACTGGAAAGCAATCACGGAGCTGATACCTCATGAAATACCAAACATTGAGAAAAGGAAGGCCAGGAAAGACCAAGACAAGAAACCCTCAATCGTGGTCATCCAGGGACCAAAGCCTGGCAAACCCACTGATCTTTCAAGGATGCTGCAGATTATGATAAAGCTCAAGCATGATACACCGCCACATCTGAAACTGGTTCCACCTGCCCCAGCTAATGCTGTGGCTGCTGACGCCGCAGTCACCACCGGAAGCAAGCCGGAAACAGCAACTAGTGAATCATCTCCACCTGACAGCACCGCAACTTAG
- the LOC121971069 gene encoding cold-responsive protein kinase 1-like isoform X2: protein MNGVVVAIKVLSTESRQGVSEFLTEIDVITNVKHPNLVELIGCCVESSNRILVYEFLENSSLDRALLGRNCDASKLNWHIRSEICLGIARGIIHLHEDLVPPIVHRDIKPSNILLDSNFAPKIGDFGVAKLFPDNITHISTRVAGTTGYLAPEYALQGHLTKKADIYSFGVVLLEIITGRSNSRSFSECGKPLLEWVWSLFEENSLIEVVDPALEEYPQEQVLRYTKVALFCTQAAAARRPSMLQVVDMLSMPVQLNDEEITIPCYMEEDSRKFIRGFRAKNSNSSRKYSTSTDTTIPFTSSQVTFTEISPR from the exons ATGAATGGAGTAGTTGTTGCAATAAAGGTACTCTCCACAGAATCTCGGCAAGGAGTCAGCGAATTCTTGACTGAGATTGATGTCATTACAAATGTCAAGCATCCAAACCTTGTTGAGCTTATTGGTTGCTGTGTCGAGAGCAGTAACCGCATTTTAGTATAtgaattcttggaaaatagtaGTCTTGATCGTGCATTACTGG GTCGAAACTGTGATGCCAGCAAGCTGAACTGGCACATCAGGTCAGAGATTTGTTTGGGAATTGCCAGGGGAATTATTCATCTTCACGAGGATCTTGTACCACCGATTGTTCATAGAGACATCAAACCTAGCAATATTCTCCTCGACAGTAATTTTGCCCCCAAGATTGGAGATTTTGGTGTGGCCAAGCTATTTCCTGATAATATTACTCACATCAGTACACGCGTAGCAGGAACAAC TGGTTACCTGGCACCTGAGTATGCTTTGCAGGGACATTTAACCAAGAAAGCTGACATATATAGCTTCGGAGTAGTCCTTCTCGAAATAATTACTGGCAGAAGCAACTCAAGGTCATTTTCAGAATGCGGGAAACCACTTTTGGAATGG GTATGGAGTTTGTTTGAAGAAAATAGCCTTATTGAGGTGGTAGATCCGGCTCTGGAGGAGTACCCCCAAGAACAAGTCTTGAGGTATACAAAGGTAGCACTTTTCTGCACACAAGCAGCAGCTGCGCGGCGGCCATCCATGCTCCAAGTGGTAGACATGCTAAGTATGCCGGTGCAACTTAACGATGAGGAGATTACCATCCCTTGTTACATGGAAGAAGACTCGAGAAAATTTATTAGGGGCTTCAGAGCGAAAAATTCCAACAGTTCGCGGAAGTATTCCACGAGTACTGATACAACCATCCCATTCACCTCGAGTCAAGTTACTTTCACTGAAATATCTCCGAGATGA
- the LOC121971072 gene encoding GPN-loop GTPase 3-like: MGFAQLVIGPAGSGKSTYCSSLYEHCVAARRTIHIVNLDPAAEQFNYPVAMDIRELISLDDVTEELGLGPNGGLLYCMEHFEDNLDDWLADELENYLDDDYLIFDCPGQIELFSHVPALKNFVEHLKRKNFNVCAVYLLDSQFMTDVTKYISGCLASLSAMVQLELPHVNILSKMDLVPNKKDVNDYLNPEASVLLSELNQHMAPQFAKLNKALAELIDDFSMVNFIPLDLRKDSSIAYVLSYIDNCIQFGEDAEVKIRDFDPEEDV; encoded by the exons ATGGGTTTTGCGCAGCTCGTCATCGGACCTGCTGGAAGCGGCAAG TCGACCTACTGTTCTAGTTTATACGAACATTGCGTGGCTGCGAGAAGGACTATTCATATAGTGAACTTGGACCCAGCGGCTGAACAGTTCAACTATCCTGTCGCTATGG ATATTAGAGAGCTCATATCTTTGGATGATGTTACGGAGGAACTTGGCTTGGGCCCTAATGGAGGGCTTCTCTACTGCATGGA ACACTTTGAAGATAACTTAGATGATTGGTTGGCAGATGAGCTTGAGAACTATTTGGATGATGACTATCTTATTTTTGACTGTCCAG GTCAGATTGAACTCTTTTCCCATGTCCCTGCTTTAAAGAACTTTGTGGAACATCTAAAGCGTAAGAATTTCAATGTTTGTGCTGTATACTTGCTTGATTCACAG TTCATGACTGATGTGACAAAGTATATAAGTGGTTGTCTTGCGTCTCTTTCTGCTATGGTTCAACTTGAACTACCTCATGTCAACATTCTTTCAAAGATGGACTTGGTGCCAAACAAAAAGGATGTTAATGA TTATTTAAATCCTGAAGCATCAGTTCTACTGTCTGAATTGAATCAGCATATGGCTCCTCAATTTGCAAAGCTAAACAAGGCTTTGGCAGAACTG ATTGATGATTTCAGCATGGTTAACTTCATACCCCTTGACTTGAGGAAGGATAGCAG TATTGCATACGTGTTATCGTATATTGACAATTGCATCCAGTTCGGTGAAGACGCAGAAGTGAAGATTAGAGATTTTGATCCTGAGGAAGATGTATAA
- the LOC121971069 gene encoding putative serine/threonine-protein kinase isoform X1 — translation MSCSCFGALFSCKKHIKPTEQRSNGFLSVKNIRLFSYVELKSATVNFHPSNKIGQGGFGTVYKGVLMNGVVVAIKVLSTESRQGVSEFLTEIDVITNVKHPNLVELIGCCVESSNRILVYEFLENSSLDRALLGRNCDASKLNWHIRSEICLGIARGIIHLHEDLVPPIVHRDIKPSNILLDSNFAPKIGDFGVAKLFPDNITHISTRVAGTTGYLAPEYALQGHLTKKADIYSFGVVLLEIITGRSNSRSFSECGKPLLEWVWSLFEENSLIEVVDPALEEYPQEQVLRYTKVALFCTQAAAARRPSMLQVVDMLSMPVQLNDEEITIPCYMEEDSRKFIRGFRAKNSNSSRKYSTSTDTTIPFTSSQVTFTEISPR, via the exons ATGAGTTGTTCTTGTTTTGGTGCTTTGTTTTCCTGCAAAAAACATATTAAGCCTACTGAACAGCGCTCCAATG GATTTTTATCAGTCAAGAATATAAGACTTTTCTCATACGTTGAGCTAAAATCAGCTACAGTCAATTTTCATCCAAGCAACAAGATTGGCCAGGGTGGTTTTGGAACAGTATACAAG GGAGTTCTTATGAATGGAGTAGTTGTTGCAATAAAGGTACTCTCCACAGAATCTCGGCAAGGAGTCAGCGAATTCTTGACTGAGATTGATGTCATTACAAATGTCAAGCATCCAAACCTTGTTGAGCTTATTGGTTGCTGTGTCGAGAGCAGTAACCGCATTTTAGTATAtgaattcttggaaaatagtaGTCTTGATCGTGCATTACTGG GTCGAAACTGTGATGCCAGCAAGCTGAACTGGCACATCAGGTCAGAGATTTGTTTGGGAATTGCCAGGGGAATTATTCATCTTCACGAGGATCTTGTACCACCGATTGTTCATAGAGACATCAAACCTAGCAATATTCTCCTCGACAGTAATTTTGCCCCCAAGATTGGAGATTTTGGTGTGGCCAAGCTATTTCCTGATAATATTACTCACATCAGTACACGCGTAGCAGGAACAAC TGGTTACCTGGCACCTGAGTATGCTTTGCAGGGACATTTAACCAAGAAAGCTGACATATATAGCTTCGGAGTAGTCCTTCTCGAAATAATTACTGGCAGAAGCAACTCAAGGTCATTTTCAGAATGCGGGAAACCACTTTTGGAATGG GTATGGAGTTTGTTTGAAGAAAATAGCCTTATTGAGGTGGTAGATCCGGCTCTGGAGGAGTACCCCCAAGAACAAGTCTTGAGGTATACAAAGGTAGCACTTTTCTGCACACAAGCAGCAGCTGCGCGGCGGCCATCCATGCTCCAAGTGGTAGACATGCTAAGTATGCCGGTGCAACTTAACGATGAGGAGATTACCATCCCTTGTTACATGGAAGAAGACTCGAGAAAATTTATTAGGGGCTTCAGAGCGAAAAATTCCAACAGTTCGCGGAAGTATTCCACGAGTACTGATACAACCATCCCATTCACCTCGAGTCAAGTTACTTTCACTGAAATATCTCCGAGATGA